A part of Nocardioides sp. WS12 genomic DNA contains:
- a CDS encoding ABC transporter ATP-binding protein produces MQPIDRPLRALWNRYDRLRGRFLLAVLMSTINKVADVMPELLIGAAVDVVVRGSDSFAGELLGVESRYAQLAWIAAFNVVVWVIESASEYVASLLWRGLAQTVEHELRVDAYDHAQHLHLGWHESRPQGTTLATLNDDVNQLERFLDVGFPAILQTFLNIVLVGAVFAIASWELLLYAFLPIPIIVLGSLVFQKRLEPLYDKVRGAVADLSGALSANLAGIATIKAFTAEDRERERIEGVSAAYRDANVRAIRSSAAFVPLVRMAILAGFTCTLLLGGWATLRGDLEIGLYSVLVFMTQRLLWPMTDVAEVLDLYQRGRASTARILALLHEPVTVPAGTATLTKPVGGRVELKGVRAGYADGPDVLHGIDLVVPAGETHAIVGSTGAGKSTLLRLVLRFDDAREGQVLLDGADVRDLDWDSLRGSMGYVAQDVYLFSGTIGENIAYGRPGATQAEIREAADAAAVADFIEGLAEGYDTWVGERGITLSGGQRQRIALARALLRDPAILVLDEATSAVDNETEAAIQSSLRRAAERCTTIVVAHRLSTVRHAHRIWVLDGGRVAEAGTHDELVALGGSYAALWRVQTGEAVA; encoded by the coding sequence GTGCAGCCCATTGATCGTCCGCTCCGCGCGTTGTGGAATCGCTACGACCGACTCCGTGGGCGGTTCCTGCTCGCCGTCCTGATGTCGACGATCAACAAGGTCGCCGACGTGATGCCCGAGTTGCTCATCGGAGCGGCGGTCGACGTCGTCGTACGCGGGTCGGATTCGTTCGCCGGTGAACTGCTGGGCGTGGAGTCGCGGTACGCGCAGTTGGCCTGGATCGCGGCCTTCAATGTCGTGGTCTGGGTCATCGAGTCCGCGTCCGAGTACGTCGCCAGCCTGCTGTGGCGCGGACTGGCGCAGACCGTCGAGCACGAGTTGCGGGTCGACGCCTACGACCATGCGCAGCACCTGCACCTGGGCTGGCACGAGTCGCGGCCGCAGGGCACCACGCTCGCGACGCTCAACGACGACGTGAACCAGTTGGAGCGGTTCCTCGACGTCGGGTTCCCGGCGATCCTGCAGACCTTCCTCAACATCGTGCTCGTCGGTGCCGTGTTCGCGATCGCGTCGTGGGAGTTGCTTCTCTACGCGTTCCTCCCGATCCCGATCATCGTGCTGGGTTCACTGGTCTTCCAGAAGCGCCTGGAGCCTCTCTACGACAAGGTTCGAGGGGCCGTTGCCGACCTGTCCGGCGCGCTCAGCGCCAACCTCGCCGGTATCGCCACGATCAAGGCCTTCACTGCCGAGGACCGCGAACGCGAGCGGATCGAAGGCGTGTCAGCGGCGTACCGCGACGCCAACGTGCGGGCGATCCGCTCGTCGGCGGCCTTCGTGCCGCTGGTGCGGATGGCAATCCTCGCCGGCTTCACCTGCACCCTGCTGCTGGGCGGATGGGCGACGCTCCGTGGAGACCTCGAGATCGGGCTCTACTCCGTACTGGTCTTCATGACCCAGCGCCTGCTCTGGCCGATGACCGACGTCGCCGAGGTGCTCGACCTCTACCAGCGCGGTCGCGCGTCGACCGCCCGCATCCTTGCGCTGCTGCACGAGCCGGTGACCGTGCCGGCCGGGACCGCGACGTTGACCAAGCCGGTCGGTGGCCGGGTCGAGTTGAAGGGTGTCCGGGCCGGGTACGCCGACGGGCCGGACGTGTTGCACGGCATCGATCTCGTCGTCCCTGCAGGGGAGACGCATGCGATCGTCGGTTCCACCGGTGCCGGCAAGTCCACGCTGTTGCGACTGGTGCTGCGCTTCGACGACGCGCGGGAGGGCCAGGTGTTGCTCGACGGCGCCGATGTGCGCGATCTCGACTGGGACTCGCTCCGCGGTTCCATGGGGTACGTCGCCCAGGACGTCTATCTCTTCTCCGGCACCATCGGCGAGAACATCGCCTACGGCCGCCCGGGCGCGACGCAGGCCGAGATCCGCGAAGCCGCCGACGCGGCTGCCGTGGCTGACTTCATCGAAGGCCTGGCCGAGGGCTATGACACGTGGGTGGGGGAGCGCGGGATCACCCTGTCCGGTGGCCAGCGCCAGCGGATCGCGCTGGCCCGTGCCCTGCTGCGCGATCCGGCCATCCTGGTGCTCGACGAGGCCACCAGCGCGGTCGACAACGAGACCGAAGCGGCCATCCAGTCATCCCTGCGGCGGGCGGCCGAACGGTGCACCACGATCGTGGTCGCCCACCGGCTGTCGACCGTCAGGCACGCCCACCGGATCTGGGTCCTGGACGGCGGCCGGGTCGCCGAAGCGGGCACCCACGATGAACTGGTCGCGCTCGGCGGCAGCTATGCCGCCCTGTGGCGCGTCCAGACGGGTGAGGCCGTGGCCTGA
- the leuS gene encoding leucine--tRNA ligase, which translates to MAEVHYDVHAVEEKWLPVWEELDPFRADDAAVLSGEREKRYALTMFPYPSGDLHMGHAEVFALHDVISRYWRFRGYEVLNPMGWDSFGLPAENAAIKNNEHPATYTYANIETQFESMKRYGISFDWSRRLHTSDPEYYKWTQWLFLKFREKGLAYRKNSPVNWCPNDQTVLANEQVLADGTCERCGAEVTKRELTQWYFKTTQYAQELHDSLDDMQDRWIGKVINAQRNWIGRSEGAHVTFPVVGTDQEIDVFTTRPDTLFGATFMVVAADAPLAATLVTDENRSAYETYLDGIRKASDIDRLATDRPKTGVFLGVHAVNPVDGREIPVWASDYVLADYGTGAIMAVPGQDQRDWDFATAYDLPIIRTVRPPEDFEGDAFTGIGPAINSANDEISLDGLAVAEAKAAIIDWLEAKASGERTVNFRLRDWLLSRQRYWGAPIPIIHCPVDGEVAVPEDQLPVELPELRGADLKPKGTSPLGAATEWVNVSCPTCGGPAQRDTDTMDTFVDSSWYFFRYLSAHDATQAFDTTLANAWGPIDLYIGGSEHAVLHLLYARFFTKVLRDLGMIDWDEPFSAYLSQGTVINDGHKMSKSLGNGVNLGEQLEKFGVDAVRLTLVFASPPEDDIDWADMSPAGSAKFLQRAWRLSGDVTSAPGVDAAGGDVALRKVTHKTVNEAAILLESYRFNVMVARTMELVNATRKAIDSGCGPADPAVREAAETVAILLSLVAPYTAEEMWDRLGHQPSVAQVAWPVVDPALLVEDSVTAVVQIQGKVRGRLEVSPDISEADLEALALADDAVIKAIDGREVRKVIVRAPKLVNIVV; encoded by the coding sequence ATGGCAGAAGTCCACTACGACGTCCATGCCGTCGAGGAGAAGTGGCTTCCGGTCTGGGAAGAGCTCGATCCCTTCCGTGCCGACGACGCCGCCGTCCTGTCCGGTGAGCGGGAGAAGCGCTACGCGCTGACGATGTTCCCGTACCCGAGCGGTGACCTGCACATGGGCCACGCCGAGGTGTTCGCGCTGCACGACGTGATCTCCCGTTACTGGCGGTTCCGTGGCTACGAAGTGCTCAACCCGATGGGCTGGGACTCCTTCGGCCTGCCCGCCGAGAACGCCGCCATCAAGAACAACGAGCACCCGGCGACGTACACCTATGCCAACATCGAGACGCAGTTCGAGTCGATGAAGCGCTACGGCATCAGCTTCGACTGGTCCCGTCGGCTGCACACCTCGGACCCCGAGTACTACAAGTGGACCCAGTGGCTGTTCCTGAAGTTCCGCGAGAAGGGCCTGGCCTACCGCAAGAACAGCCCGGTCAACTGGTGCCCCAACGACCAGACCGTGCTGGCCAACGAGCAGGTCCTGGCCGACGGCACCTGCGAGCGCTGTGGCGCCGAGGTCACCAAGCGCGAGCTGACCCAGTGGTACTTCAAGACCACCCAGTACGCCCAGGAACTGCACGACTCCCTCGATGACATGCAGGACCGCTGGATCGGCAAGGTCATCAACGCTCAGCGCAACTGGATCGGCCGTTCCGAGGGTGCGCACGTCACGTTCCCCGTGGTCGGCACCGACCAGGAGATCGACGTCTTCACGACCCGCCCGGACACGCTGTTCGGCGCGACGTTCATGGTCGTGGCGGCCGACGCCCCGCTGGCCGCGACGCTGGTGACCGACGAGAACCGGTCGGCGTACGAGACCTACCTGGACGGCATCCGCAAGGCATCCGACATCGACCGGCTGGCGACGGACCGACCGAAGACCGGTGTCTTCCTCGGTGTCCACGCGGTCAACCCGGTCGACGGCCGGGAGATCCCGGTGTGGGCGTCCGACTACGTGCTGGCCGACTACGGCACCGGCGCGATCATGGCCGTGCCCGGACAGGACCAGCGCGACTGGGACTTCGCGACGGCGTATGACCTGCCGATCATCCGGACCGTGCGGCCGCCCGAGGACTTCGAGGGCGACGCGTTCACCGGCATCGGTCCCGCGATCAACTCGGCCAACGACGAGATCTCGCTCGACGGGCTGGCAGTCGCCGAGGCCAAGGCTGCGATCATCGACTGGCTCGAGGCCAAGGCCAGTGGTGAGCGGACGGTCAACTTCCGGCTGCGTGACTGGCTGCTGTCGCGCCAGCGCTACTGGGGTGCGCCCATCCCGATCATCCACTGCCCGGTGGACGGCGAAGTGGCGGTCCCCGAGGACCAGCTGCCCGTCGAACTGCCCGAGCTGCGCGGCGCCGACCTGAAGCCGAAGGGCACCTCGCCCCTCGGTGCGGCGACCGAGTGGGTCAACGTCAGCTGTCCGACCTGTGGCGGTCCGGCCCAGCGGGACACCGACACGATGGACACCTTCGTCGACTCGTCCTGGTACTTCTTCCGCTACCTGTCGGCCCACGACGCCACGCAGGCGTTCGACACGACGCTCGCCAACGCGTGGGGTCCCATCGACCTCTACATCGGTGGGTCCGAACACGCCGTCCTGCACCTGCTCTACGCGCGCTTCTTCACCAAGGTGCTGCGCGACCTGGGCATGATCGACTGGGACGAGCCGTTCTCGGCGTACCTCTCCCAGGGCACGGTCATCAACGACGGCCACAAGATGAGCAAGTCGCTCGGCAACGGCGTCAACCTCGGTGAGCAGCTGGAGAAGTTCGGCGTCGACGCGGTGCGCCTGACCCTGGTCTTTGCGAGCCCGCCCGAGGACGACATCGACTGGGCCGACATGTCGCCGGCCGGTTCGGCGAAGTTCCTGCAGCGCGCCTGGCGCCTGTCCGGCGACGTGACGTCAGCTCCGGGTGTCGACGCCGCGGGTGGTGACGTCGCGCTGCGCAAGGTGACGCACAAGACCGTCAACGAGGCGGCGATCCTGCTCGAGTCGTACCGCTTCAACGTGATGGTCGCGCGCACCATGGAGCTGGTCAACGCCACCCGCAAGGCCATCGACTCGGGCTGCGGCCCGGCCGACCCGGCGGTGCGCGAGGCGGCGGAGACCGTCGCGATCCTGCTGTCGCTGGTGGCGCCGTACACGGCCGAGGAGATGTGGGACCGGCTCGGCCACCAGCCGTCCGTCGCCCAGGTCGCGTGGCCGGTCGTCGATCCCGCGCTGCTGGTCGAGGACTCCGTCACTGCCGTCGTCCAGATCCAGGGCAAGGTCCGCGGTCGCCTCGAGGTCTCGCCGGACATCAGTGAGGCCGACCTCGAAGCCCTCGCCCTGGCCGACGACGCGGTGATCAAGGCCATCGACGGCCGCGAGGTCCGCAAGGTCATCGTCCGGGCGCCCAAGCTCGTCAACATCGTGGTGTAG
- a CDS encoding DegV family protein — protein MGSSIAIVTDSTAHLQPGAEEACGVTVVPLQVVIDDEVYDEGSPEATPAKVAEALREKRAVSTSRPPPAVFSDLYEKLAADGATEIISIHLSAEVSGTFESAVVASRNAPVPVTCIDTRQVGIAIGYAVESAAAVLEAGGTAAAAAEAARTRAAAATSLFYVDTLEYLRRGGRVGGAAAVFGGALAVKPLLGIVDGVIAPRAKVRTSGKAIARLEAMAIEAAGDHFVELCVAHLEAEDRAAALAERLADRLGEQLVPTRDGRRVRRMEFGGVLGAHVGPGMLAVCVAPLT, from the coding sequence GTGGGTTCGTCCATCGCCATCGTCACCGACTCGACGGCTCACCTGCAGCCCGGCGCCGAAGAGGCGTGCGGTGTCACGGTCGTGCCGTTGCAGGTCGTCATCGACGACGAGGTGTACGACGAGGGGTCGCCCGAGGCGACGCCCGCGAAGGTGGCGGAGGCGCTGCGGGAGAAGCGTGCGGTCAGCACCTCGCGACCGCCGCCGGCCGTGTTCTCCGACCTCTACGAGAAGCTCGCGGCTGACGGGGCGACGGAGATCATCTCCATCCACCTCTCGGCCGAGGTCAGCGGGACCTTCGAGTCGGCGGTCGTGGCCTCGCGGAACGCGCCGGTGCCCGTGACATGCATCGACACCCGTCAGGTCGGCATTGCCATCGGCTACGCAGTGGAGTCGGCGGCGGCAGTCCTGGAGGCCGGCGGTACGGCGGCAGCCGCAGCCGAAGCGGCCCGCACGCGCGCGGCGGCGGCAACCTCGCTGTTCTACGTCGACACCCTGGAGTACCTCCGCCGGGGCGGGCGCGTCGGCGGCGCGGCAGCCGTCTTCGGTGGCGCACTCGCGGTCAAGCCGTTGCTCGGGATCGTCGACGGTGTGATCGCACCTCGCGCAAAGGTCCGCACCTCGGGCAAGGCGATCGCCCGCCTGGAGGCGATGGCGATCGAGGCCGCCGGTGACCACTTCGTCGAACTGTGCGTGGCCCACCTCGAGGCGGAGGACCGCGCCGCGGCCCTCGCCGAGCGACTCGCGGATCGCCTCGGCGAGCAACTGGTGCCGACCCGCGACGGCCGCCGGGTGCGGCGCATGGAGTTCGGCGGGGTGCTCGGCGCCCACGTCGGCCCCGGCATGCTCGCGGTCTGCGTTGCCCCGCTGACCTGA